One Hordeum vulgare subsp. vulgare chromosome 4H, MorexV3_pseudomolecules_assembly, whole genome shotgun sequence DNA window includes the following coding sequences:
- the LOC123446866 gene encoding transcription factor RSL2-like, which yields MESSEASWHSFDPSVAVEDSEEMARLLGVQFFGNEQKQHPAAVPPSSMYWPGQEAADQYYTSAPYYMQMQEHASAGAGYHSHGYYDGGAMAGDFFVAPEEQIMADPAGFMVDLNLQFDDQDDGAGTSAAACKRKFGDQNGTQSDTVAAPKKKARSTAPPVQRKGKSSAQPKKAPKGSCSRGAHEESNGEANNNNVPSSSNYLSDEEGSLEMTSCSNMSSASKKTSSSRGDHGGGAKARAGRGAATDPQSLYARKRREKINERLKVLQHLIPNGTKVDISTMLEEAVHYIKFMQLQIKLLSSDDMWMFAPIAYNGFNVGLDLKIAPPQQ from the exons ATGGAGTCCTCGGAGGCGAGCTGGCACTCGTTCGACCCGTCGGTGGCCGTGGAGGACTCCGAGGAGATGGCGCGGCTGCTCGGGGTGCAGTTCTTCGGCAACGAGCAGAAGCAGCATCCGGCCGCGGTGCCGCCGTCGTCCATGTACTGGCCTGGCCAGGAGGCTGCTGACCAGTACTACACCTCTGCGCCGTACTACATGCAGATGCAGGAGCACGCCTCGGCCGGCGCAGGTTACCACAGTCACGGCTACTACGACGGCGGTGCCATGgccggtgacttcttcgtggcgCCGGAGGAGCAGATCATGGCCGATCCGGCTGGGTTCATGGTCGACCTGAACCTCCAGTTTGACGACCAGGACGACGGCGCCGGCACGTCGGCGGCGGCGTGCAAGAGGAAGTTCGGCGACCAGAACGGCACTCAGAGCGACACGGTCGCCGCGCCGAAGAAGAAGGCGCGCTCCACGGCACCGCCG GTGCAGAGGAAGGGCAAGAGCAGCGCGCAACCCAAGAAGGCTCCCAAGGGCTCGTGCAGCCGAGGCGCCCACGAAGAGAGCAATGGCgaggccaacaacaacaacgtgccCAGCTCCAGCAACTACCTCTCCGACGAGGAGGGCTCGCTGGAGATGACCTCCTGCAGCAACATGAGCTCTGCGTCCAAGAAGACGTCGTCGTCGCGGGGTGACCACGGCGGCGGCGCCAAGGCGAGGGCCGGGCGCGGAGCGGCCACCGACCCGCAGAGCCTCTACGCCAGG AAACGTAGAGAAAAGATCAATGAGCGGCTGAAAGTGCTGCAGCACCTCATCCCTAACGGAACCAAG GTAGACATCAGCACGATGCTGGAAGAAGCAGTTCACTACATCAAGTTCATGCAGCTCCAGATCAAG CTTTTGAGCTCGGACGACATGTGGATGTTCGCGCCGATCGCCTACAACGGGTTCAACGTCGGCCTCGACCTCAAGATCGCCCCACCGCAACAATGA
- the LOC123446868 gene encoding uncharacterized protein LOC123446868 has translation MEPKHSAEMSRHLDKQSHALMETYRAMSHELHKLQVEEETIMRKLYELMSAKGLLPKHKEKRQPEKAGESSQENEEQEQ, from the exons ATGGAACCAAAGCATTCTGCTGAAATGTCCAG GCATTTGGACAAGCAAAGTCATGCCCTAATGGAAACATACCGAGCAATGTCCCATGAGTTGCATAAACTACAG GTTGAAGAGGAAACAATCATGCGCAAATTGTATGAGCTGATGTCTGCAAAAGGGCTTCTTCCAAAG CACAAGGAAAAAAGGCAGCCAGAGAAAGCAGGGGAATCAAGCCAGGAAAACGAAGAACAGGAACAATAG